A stretch of Caldanaerobius polysaccharolyticus DSM 13641 DNA encodes these proteins:
- a CDS encoding aldo/keto reductase codes for MGIGFVPYSPLGEGFLTGTIDEKTQFDSTDIRSSIPRFQPEAIRANLALVDFIKEIARRKQATPAQIALAWLLAQKPWIVPIPGTTRPERLKENIGAVSITFTEENSYPGWAISGGGRKNDISINPLNEIKKYQLL; via the coding sequence TTGGGTATTGGTTTTGTTCCTTACAGTCCGCTTGGGGAGGGATTTCTTACAGGAACTATAGATGAGAAAACTCAATTTGATTCAACAGATATACGTAGCAGTATTCCTCGCTTTCAACCTGAAGCAATACGAGCAAACCTTGCACTTGTTGACTTCATAAAGGAAATTGCCCGCAGAAAGCAAGCAACTCCTGCACAAATAGCTTTAGCTTGGCTTTTAGCTCAAAAACCTTGGATTGTTCCAATTCCTGGTACAACAAGACCTGAACGACTCAAAGAAAATATAGGTGCTGTATCTATAACATTTACTGAAGAGAATTCCTATCCAGGGTGGGCAATATCCGGAGGAGGTAGAAAGAATGACATATCGATAAATCCTTTAAATGAAATTAAAAAATACCAATTACTTTAA